From Algoriphagus sp. NG3, the proteins below share one genomic window:
- the hisB gene encoding bifunctional histidinol-phosphatase/imidazoleglycerol-phosphate dehydratase HisB, with protein sequence MKKKVLFIDRDGTIIKEPPTDFQVDSLEKLEFLPKAISNLRKIAEETEYELVMVTNQDGLGTDSFPENTFWPAQFKMLKTLEQENIFFKEIHVDKTFEHENAPTRKPNTGLLTAYFSEEYDLENSYVIGDRMTDVQLAENLGAKAIFIGEPSERAALSTKDWDEIYSFLKMPPRSAEVRRKTSETDIFIKVNLDGNGHCDIKTGLHFFDHMLEQLGKHGSTDLEIKVNGDLHIDEHHTIEDTALALGEAYLKALGDKKGIYRYGFLLPMDDVLAQAAIDFGGRPWMMWEAEFKREKVGDMPTEMFYHFFKSFSDTAKCNLNIKAEGDNEHHKIEAIFKALARAIKMAVMRDPRNINQLPSTKGVL encoded by the coding sequence ATGAAGAAGAAAGTACTTTTCATCGATAGAGACGGGACCATCATCAAAGAACCGCCTACTGATTTTCAGGTAGATAGTTTAGAGAAGTTAGAGTTTTTGCCAAAGGCTATTTCCAATCTACGGAAGATAGCTGAAGAGACTGAATACGAACTAGTCATGGTCACTAATCAGGATGGACTGGGCACAGATTCTTTTCCTGAAAACACCTTCTGGCCTGCGCAATTCAAAATGCTAAAGACCCTGGAGCAGGAGAATATCTTCTTTAAGGAAATCCATGTGGACAAAACGTTTGAACATGAAAATGCCCCAACACGAAAGCCTAACACCGGACTTTTGACTGCATACTTCTCAGAAGAATATGATCTGGAAAACTCCTATGTGATCGGCGACAGGATGACTGACGTGCAGCTTGCTGAGAATCTGGGTGCCAAAGCTATATTCATAGGCGAACCTTCTGAAAGAGCTGCCTTGAGTACCAAGGATTGGGATGAGATCTATTCCTTTTTGAAGATGCCTCCCCGGTCGGCGGAAGTAAGGCGGAAAACTTCTGAAACTGATATTTTCATTAAAGTAAATCTAGACGGAAACGGTCATTGTGATATTAAAACCGGGCTGCATTTCTTCGACCATATGCTGGAGCAACTAGGCAAACATGGGAGCACTGATCTGGAAATCAAAGTTAATGGGGACTTGCATATAGACGAGCATCACACGATAGAAGATACAGCACTTGCCCTTGGCGAGGCTTATTTGAAAGCACTTGGAGACAAGAAAGGTATCTATCGTTATGGTTTCTTATTGCCTATGGACGATGTACTTGCACAGGCTGCGATAGACTTTGGTGGTCGACCTTGGATGATGTGGGAGGCTGAATTTAAGCGGGAAAAAGTGGGTGATATGCCTACGGAAATGTTCTATCATTTCTTCAAATCCTTCTCTGACACTGCCAAATGTAACCTTAACATCAAAGCAGAAGGAGATAATGAACATCATAAAATTGAAGCTATTTTCAAAGCCTTGGCAAGAGCGATCAAAATGGCGGTGATGCGTGATCCAAGAAACATCAACCAACTTCCTAGTACAAAGGGAGTACTTTAA
- the hisG gene encoding ATP phosphoribosyltransferase: MEKIIRIAVQKSGRLSEDSLSLIKECGIKFYNGTGKLKSTSTNFPIEFLFLRDDDIPGYVADGVADLGIVGQNEVVEKDKNVTTMKALGFSKCRLSLAVAKGQEYTGVEYFQGKNIATSYPKILGDYLKSQNISADIHEISGSVEIAPSIGLAEGICDIVSSGSTLMMNGLKEVEEIFKSEAVLIANNNLEDWKKEIAEKLLFRINAVQKGKSSKYVLLNAPNESIEKITNLIPGMRSPTILPLAQEGWSSVHSVLNEDQFWENIEELRAAGAEGILVVPIEKMIL, encoded by the coding sequence ATGGAAAAAATCATCCGTATTGCCGTACAGAAAAGCGGTCGATTATCTGAAGACTCACTTAGCCTCATCAAAGAATGCGGCATCAAATTTTATAATGGAACTGGCAAACTCAAGTCCACTTCCACCAATTTCCCTATTGAATTCTTATTTCTCCGCGACGACGACATCCCCGGATATGTAGCTGATGGAGTGGCTGATCTGGGAATCGTAGGCCAAAACGAGGTAGTAGAAAAAGACAAAAATGTCACTACCATGAAAGCTTTAGGATTTTCTAAATGCAGGCTTTCTCTTGCAGTAGCAAAAGGTCAGGAATATACCGGAGTTGAATATTTCCAAGGAAAAAACATTGCGACTTCCTACCCGAAAATTCTGGGTGACTACCTCAAGAGCCAGAATATCAGCGCCGATATCCATGAGATATCAGGGTCTGTGGAAATCGCCCCGAGCATTGGACTTGCTGAAGGAATCTGTGATATTGTGAGCTCCGGCTCCACACTGATGATGAATGGCCTGAAGGAGGTAGAAGAGATCTTCAAATCTGAGGCAGTTTTGATCGCCAATAACAATCTTGAAGATTGGAAGAAAGAAATTGCTGAAAAGCTACTTTTCAGAATCAATGCCGTTCAGAAAGGCAAAAGCAGCAAATATGTGCTCCTCAATGCACCAAATGAATCCATTGAGAAAATCACCAACTTGATACCAGGCATGCGTAGCCCGACTATTTTGCCACTGGCCCAGGAAGGTTGGTCTTCTGTACACTCTGTGTTGAATGAGGATCAATTCTGGGAAAACATCGAGGAACTCAGAGCTGCAGGTGCGGAAGGCATCCTGGTCGTTCCTATAGAAAAAATGATTCTCTAA
- a CDS encoding esterase: MNKNLLLSFLLLFLIGITAQAQEALFGAQQITSPEIHEDSRVTFRMFAPNAEKVQVTGDFLPTVKMETPMGEMDGPGSADLTKDDKGIWSFTTESLDPELYSYSFIVDGLKITDPNNPFLIRDVASVTNVFLVGEGQAALYKVKDVPHGSVTRRWYDSPGLGMDRRLTVYTPPGYEQSKEKFPVLYLLHGAGGDEEAWIALGRTAQIMDNLIAQGKAKPMIVVMPNGNVIQDAAPGEGSEGMYKPAFMIPKTMDGTYEANFMDIVKFIESNYQVKSDKTNRAIAGLSMGGYHTMHISRFYPDTFDYMGLFSAAIMPREDATNSVYSDIEGTLKTQMDNGYKLYWIAIGKTDFLYDANKEYRAKLDAMGMPYEYIESEGGHIWRNWRVYLTQFAPLLFQ, from the coding sequence ATGAACAAAAACCTACTCCTTTCCTTTCTCTTGCTATTCCTAATAGGAATAACTGCACAGGCCCAAGAAGCCTTATTTGGAGCCCAACAGATCACTTCTCCAGAAATCCATGAGGACAGCAGGGTTACCTTCCGCATGTTTGCCCCCAATGCCGAGAAGGTGCAAGTAACAGGTGATTTCCTCCCTACAGTCAAAATGGAAACCCCAATGGGAGAAATGGATGGACCTGGATCTGCTGATCTGACCAAAGATGACAAAGGCATCTGGTCTTTTACTACAGAATCTCTCGATCCTGAATTATATAGCTATTCATTTATTGTAGATGGGCTCAAAATCACTGATCCAAACAACCCATTCCTGATTCGCGATGTAGCATCAGTTACCAATGTGTTTCTAGTAGGTGAAGGTCAAGCTGCACTTTACAAAGTAAAAGATGTACCTCACGGATCGGTCACACGCAGATGGTATGATTCTCCCGGTTTGGGAATGGACCGTAGACTGACAGTTTATACCCCGCCGGGATATGAACAATCAAAAGAAAAATTTCCAGTATTATATCTACTTCACGGAGCAGGTGGTGATGAGGAAGCGTGGATTGCATTGGGAAGAACAGCTCAGATAATGGATAACCTGATTGCCCAAGGCAAAGCAAAGCCTATGATAGTAGTCATGCCTAATGGTAATGTAATTCAGGATGCTGCCCCAGGTGAGGGAAGCGAAGGCATGTATAAGCCGGCCTTTATGATCCCAAAAACTATGGACGGGACTTACGAAGCCAACTTCATGGATATAGTCAAATTCATTGAGAGCAACTATCAGGTAAAATCAGACAAAACAAACCGTGCAATTGCCGGGCTGTCGATGGGTGGCTATCATACCATGCATATCTCCAGATTTTATCCTGACACATTTGATTACATGGGATTATTCTCTGCTGCAATCATGCCTAGAGAAGATGCTACCAACAGCGTTTACAGTGACATTGAAGGTACGCTGAAAACCCAAATGGATAACGGTTACAAACTTTACTGGATCGCAATTGGGAAAACCGATTTCCTATACGATGCCAATAAGGAATATAGAGCTAAGCTGGATGCTATGGGAATGCCCTATGAATATATAGAATCTGAAGGAGGCCATATCTGGAGAAACTGGCGAGTGTATCTGACTCAGTTTGCTCCATTGCTGTTTCAATAA
- the nudK gene encoding GDP-mannose pyrophosphatase NudK codes for MIKDIKILKTEVLSDNWYTLRKITFQFTKKNGEVITQEREAYDRGNGATILLYNVEKKTVILTRQFRLPTYTNGNQSGMMIEACAGLLDKDNAEDCIRRETEEETGYVVKDVKKVFEAYMSPGSVTEILHFFIAAYSKDMKVSEGGGVDHEEENIEVLEMPYEEALGMIATGEIKDAKTIMLIQHLRLQGIL; via the coding sequence ATGATCAAAGACATCAAAATTCTCAAAACAGAAGTACTTTCAGATAATTGGTACACCCTACGAAAAATCACGTTCCAATTCACTAAGAAAAATGGAGAGGTAATAACCCAGGAAAGGGAAGCATATGACCGGGGTAACGGAGCTACTATTCTTTTGTACAATGTGGAAAAGAAAACAGTCATTCTCACCCGTCAATTTCGCCTCCCCACCTATACCAATGGCAATCAATCAGGCATGATGATCGAAGCCTGTGCCGGCCTACTGGATAAGGACAATGCGGAAGATTGCATCCGTAGAGAAACAGAGGAGGAAACAGGCTATGTAGTCAAAGATGTGAAAAAGGTATTCGAAGCTTATATGTCTCCTGGATCAGTGACAGAAATCCTACACTTCTTCATCGCGGCATATTCCAAAGACATGAAAGTCAGCGAAGGAGGTGGAGTGGATCATGAAGAGGAGAATATTGAAGTGTTGGAAATGCCTTATGAAGAAGCCTTGGGTATGATAGCTACTGGAGAAATTAAAGATGCCAAAACGATTATGCTGATTCAGCATTTGAGATTGCAGGGAATTCTTTAA
- the hisD gene encoding histidinol dehydrogenase, which yields MKILDNPAKETWKKQLARPTFKTKQINKIVKPILRKVKRNRDKALFKFAAEYDHVELESLFPSEIEIQAASAALSPALKEAIQVAKANIERFHMAQATPELIDEVMPGVVCRRKSVPIQKVGLYIPGGTAPLFSTVLMLGIPAVLAGCKEIVLCTPPNKEGKIHPAILYTADLVGITKLVKVGGAQAIAAMTFGTESVPQVDKIFGPGNQFVTAAKQIATKYGVAIDMPAGPSEVLVYADISANPAFVAADLLSQAEHGVDSQVILVTDSEQFAKLVIKEMDTQLEDLPRKDIAKKALANSRAVIIDKMEDAIELINFYAPEHLIISVVEEDEAVNAIYNAGSVFIGNYTPESAGDYASGTNHTLPTYGYARNYSGVSLDSFVKKITYQKISPEGLKNIGPTIEIMAENELLEAHKNAVSIRLKHLKKQKK from the coding sequence ATGAAAATACTGGATAATCCCGCAAAGGAAACTTGGAAAAAGCAGTTGGCCCGGCCTACCTTCAAAACCAAGCAGATAAATAAAATAGTGAAGCCTATCCTGCGAAAAGTGAAGAGAAATCGGGATAAAGCCCTTTTTAAATTCGCGGCAGAATACGATCATGTAGAATTGGAATCTTTATTTCCATCTGAAATAGAGATACAGGCTGCTTCGGCTGCCCTGTCCCCTGCCCTCAAAGAAGCAATACAGGTGGCCAAAGCTAATATAGAGCGATTTCATATGGCTCAGGCTACGCCGGAGCTGATAGATGAAGTAATGCCCGGAGTAGTTTGCAGGAGAAAAAGCGTACCTATCCAAAAGGTGGGGCTTTATATCCCTGGAGGAACTGCACCGCTTTTCAGTACCGTACTCATGCTAGGCATTCCTGCCGTATTGGCCGGTTGCAAGGAAATCGTACTGTGTACTCCACCGAATAAAGAGGGTAAAATCCATCCGGCAATCCTTTACACCGCTGATTTAGTAGGTATCACCAAACTTGTGAAAGTCGGTGGTGCCCAAGCGATCGCTGCAATGACTTTTGGCACTGAAAGCGTTCCTCAGGTGGATAAAATTTTCGGCCCAGGCAATCAATTCGTCACTGCGGCAAAGCAAATTGCCACAAAATACGGAGTGGCGATAGACATGCCCGCTGGCCCTTCTGAAGTTCTTGTTTATGCAGATATTTCGGCAAATCCTGCTTTTGTAGCTGCCGATTTACTCTCCCAGGCAGAACATGGCGTGGATAGCCAAGTAATATTAGTGACGGATTCGGAGCAATTTGCGAAGTTGGTAATCAAGGAAATGGATACTCAACTTGAAGATCTCCCAAGAAAGGATATCGCAAAAAAAGCCTTGGCTAATTCCAGAGCCGTGATCATCGACAAAATGGAGGATGCGATAGAGCTGATTAATTTCTATGCTCCCGAGCACTTGATCATCAGCGTGGTGGAAGAAGATGAAGCTGTAAATGCTATCTATAATGCTGGATCTGTTTTTATCGGAAACTATACCCCAGAATCTGCAGGTGACTATGCCTCCGGCACCAATCACACCTTGCCTACGTATGGTTATGCAAGAAATTACAGCGGGGTATCCCTAGACAGTTTTGTGAAGAAAATAACCTATCAGAAAATCAGTCCTGAAGGATTGAAAAACATAGGCCCTACAATAGAAATCATGGCAGAAAATGAGCTGCTGGAAGCTCACAAAAATGCTGTATCAATAAGACTCAAACATCTAAAAAAACAGAAGAAATGA
- a CDS encoding alanine racemase produces the protein MSYLDQISSPTLLLDEKICRANIKRMADKAARHDLKLVPHFKTAQSNQIGDWAKEYNITEVTVSSMKMAEYLSGQGWVNIHIAFPFNPLEIPKLNQIAKKQAISVQLINIATTQMLVDQLEHPVGFFIEIDAGYGRTGVEVSDFGLIEEILLLARKSDNLKFKGFYLHPGHTYYMPDIPAIYEQSRNALGMLKNKYSTEYPTLVTRIGDTPGCAVMEDFEDIDEMGPGNFVFYDLMQAELGGCERTDIAVCLAVPVVDIKKDRKEILVHGGGVHLAKDVLVGENGLKNFGEVVYLNENGWTIPEQRSFLKSISQEHGLIKASDELLSKVKVGDILGILPVHSCMTADAMAEYMTLDGKMIDHAERSLQ, from the coding sequence ATGAGCTACCTCGATCAAATATCCTCCCCTACATTACTGCTGGACGAAAAAATCTGTAGAGCAAATATCAAACGCATGGCAGATAAAGCTGCACGTCATGATTTGAAATTGGTGCCGCATTTCAAGACCGCGCAGTCAAATCAAATTGGTGATTGGGCCAAGGAATATAATATTACAGAGGTGACCGTTTCATCCATGAAAATGGCGGAATACTTAAGTGGTCAAGGTTGGGTGAATATTCACATCGCTTTTCCTTTTAATCCACTGGAAATACCCAAACTCAATCAAATAGCGAAGAAACAGGCTATTTCGGTACAGTTGATCAACATCGCCACTACCCAGATGCTAGTAGATCAATTAGAACATCCTGTGGGTTTTTTCATTGAGATAGATGCAGGCTATGGAAGAACTGGTGTAGAAGTAAGTGATTTCGGGTTGATTGAAGAGATTTTGTTGCTGGCAAGAAAGTCAGACAACCTTAAGTTCAAAGGGTTTTATTTACATCCCGGACATACATATTATATGCCGGATATTCCGGCTATTTATGAACAATCCAGAAATGCATTGGGAATGCTCAAAAATAAATACAGCACAGAATATCCAACTTTGGTTACCCGGATTGGCGATACACCTGGCTGTGCGGTGATGGAGGATTTTGAGGATATAGACGAGATGGGGCCTGGCAATTTTGTGTTTTATGACCTGATGCAGGCTGAGCTGGGTGGCTGTGAGCGGACAGATATTGCCGTATGCCTGGCAGTGCCAGTAGTAGATATCAAAAAAGACCGAAAAGAAATCCTGGTTCATGGTGGGGGCGTCCACCTTGCCAAGGATGTTCTGGTAGGTGAAAATGGACTGAAAAACTTCGGGGAGGTGGTTTACCTCAATGAAAATGGTTGGACTATTCCTGAGCAGAGGTCCTTTCTGAAAAGCATTTCCCAGGAGCATGGTTTAATCAAGGCCTCAGACGAGTTACTTTCTAAAGTAAAAGTTGGGGATATCCTTGGGATTCTTCCGGTGCATTCTTGTATGACCGCTGATGCGATGGCTGAATACATGACCCTGGACGGAAAAATGATAGACCATGCGGAACGAAGTCTGCAGTAA
- a CDS encoding DinB family protein translates to MKESQRIRSLFSKQYNEDPWLGVNFVDKLAQISPEEAVYKFSPNTNSIWEILNHLISWREIVLEGIHRNTYSVPDHNFFLPIKDSSEEEWNLTLDRLRASQESWLEYFSSLDEGILDNKFGDQTYTYYELVLGVLHHDIYHLGQIALLARIVSEISKGGV, encoded by the coding sequence ATGAAAGAATCACAGAGAATCCGAAGTCTTTTTTCCAAGCAATACAATGAGGATCCCTGGCTCGGCGTAAACTTCGTAGATAAATTAGCACAGATATCCCCAGAGGAGGCAGTCTATAAATTTTCCCCCAACACCAATTCAATTTGGGAAATCCTAAATCACCTTATAAGTTGGAGGGAAATCGTGCTAGAAGGGATCCACAGAAACACCTACTCCGTCCCAGATCATAATTTCTTTTTGCCAATCAAAGATTCTTCTGAGGAAGAATGGAATCTTACATTGGATCGTCTGCGTGCTTCGCAAGAATCCTGGCTGGAATATTTCTCATCATTAGATGAAGGGATTTTAGACAATAAATTCGGCGACCAAACCTACACCTATTATGAACTGGTTCTGGGCGTACTTCATCATGACATTTACCACCTTGGACAAATAGCTCTCCTGGCAAGAATTGTTTCTGAAATTTCAAAAGGTGGAGTATAG
- a CDS encoding DUF2306 domain-containing protein: MKPILKKILWWIFGLLCTVVGLYPILYFILDRNFGLLQSKTAELLSNPLWNTAFYTHIVLGGIALLIGWVQFPKAFRDRNRKLHKRIGMGYVTAAFFSSIAGIYIGIHATGGMASVLGFVSLGVIWLFTTMMGWFTAKKHDFDAHEDWMIFSYAACFAAVTLRIWLPLLITLHQGEFIPAYRIVAWLCWIPNIAVAIWIVRRKVMLRQRFAMENHIL, encoded by the coding sequence ATGAAGCCTATTCTGAAAAAAATCCTCTGGTGGATATTTGGATTACTCTGTACTGTAGTAGGCCTGTATCCTATCCTGTATTTCATTCTGGACAGAAACTTCGGATTACTACAATCCAAAACCGCCGAACTGCTCAGCAATCCCCTCTGGAACACTGCCTTCTACACCCATATAGTGTTGGGAGGAATAGCACTTTTAATCGGCTGGGTTCAGTTTCCAAAAGCTTTTCGGGACAGGAATAGAAAGCTTCATAAGAGAATCGGGATGGGATATGTTACGGCGGCATTTTTTAGTAGCATCGCCGGGATTTACATTGGGATTCATGCCACAGGCGGAATGGCAAGTGTTCTGGGTTTCGTATCCTTGGGAGTCATCTGGCTCTTCACCACGATGATGGGATGGTTTACCGCCAAAAAGCATGACTTTGATGCACACGAAGATTGGATGATCTTTAGCTATGCGGCATGCTTTGCGGCAGTAACACTAAGAATCTGGCTCCCGCTATTAATCACCTTACACCAAGGAGAATTTATTCCTGCCTACAGAATAGTTGCTTGGCTTTGCTGGATTCCGAATATAGCAGTGGCGATTTGGATCGTGCGCAGAAAGGTAATGCTCAGGCAAAGATTTGCAATGGAGAATCATATACTCTGA
- a CDS encoding SRPBCC domain-containing protein, which yields MSSQLEITRYFAQSQEQVYNAFTTAEGLQQWWGPTGFEMEVKTFEFHPEGIFHFVLRNKDGYEMWAKWRFIAMDEPSKIQFINSFSNEAGETVKAPEVPFGTDWPLEMIVDLEFNEEDGKTRIDLISFPHNASDASKKVFSDNLDNMKQGFGGTFDQLEKYLSSK from the coding sequence ATGTCCTCACAACTGGAAATAACCCGATACTTTGCCCAATCTCAAGAGCAGGTTTATAACGCATTTACCACAGCAGAAGGCCTACAGCAATGGTGGGGACCTACAGGTTTTGAGATGGAGGTAAAAACTTTTGAATTTCATCCGGAAGGAATATTTCACTTTGTCCTTAGAAATAAGGATGGCTATGAAATGTGGGCAAAATGGAGATTTATAGCAATGGATGAACCATCTAAAATCCAGTTTATCAACTCTTTCTCCAATGAAGCTGGGGAAACAGTCAAAGCTCCGGAAGTTCCTTTTGGCACAGACTGGCCACTGGAAATGATAGTAGACCTGGAGTTTAATGAAGAAGATGGCAAAACTAGAATCGATCTGATATCCTTCCCCCACAATGCTTCTGATGCATCCAAAAAGGTATTCTCTGATAATTTAGATAATATGAAGCAGGGGTTTGGTGGAACTTTCGACCAGTTAGAAAAATATCTTTCCAGCAAGTAA
- the hisC gene encoding histidinol-phosphate transaminase: MKFDLTPLLRPHIANLQPYTSARDEYTGKEGIFLDANENPYGSITDEDHNRYPDPYQLELKAEIAKIKNVKPSQIFLGNGSDEAIDLLFRAFCNPGKDNVILLPPTYGMYEVSAGINDVETRKVPLTADFQLQPELILSQVDEHTKIIFVCSPNNPSGNKVNRADILKLLSEFNGLVVVDEAYIDFSDEPSFTTCLSEYDNLVVMQTFSKAWGLASLRLGMAFASKKMIKILNRIKPPYNISGLTQQTVLNAIQKVDKVNAMIADILQEREYLRKEINELDFVEKIHPSHANFLLVKIAHASHVYDDLIEEKIIVRNRSKVQLCEECLRISVGTRAENDALIQALKKIHEESFNL; the protein is encoded by the coding sequence ATGAAGTTTGACTTAACCCCCTTACTCAGACCACACATCGCAAACCTTCAACCCTACACATCCGCGCGGGATGAATATACCGGCAAGGAAGGCATATTTCTGGATGCCAATGAAAACCCTTATGGATCCATTACTGATGAGGATCACAATAGGTATCCTGATCCTTACCAACTGGAGCTGAAGGCTGAAATTGCAAAAATCAAAAATGTGAAACCATCCCAGATATTTCTGGGAAACGGCTCAGATGAAGCCATAGACCTACTCTTTAGGGCATTTTGTAATCCTGGTAAAGATAACGTGATCCTTCTACCTCCTACCTATGGAATGTATGAAGTGAGCGCCGGGATCAATGATGTGGAGACACGCAAAGTTCCCTTGACAGCAGACTTCCAACTTCAGCCAGAATTGATTCTAAGCCAAGTGGATGAGCATACCAAAATCATCTTTGTATGCTCTCCTAATAATCCGAGCGGCAACAAGGTGAACCGGGCAGATATTCTGAAGCTTTTATCTGAATTCAACGGGTTGGTTGTAGTGGATGAAGCCTATATTGACTTCAGCGATGAGCCAAGTTTTACTACCTGTCTAAGCGAGTATGATAATCTGGTCGTCATGCAAACCTTCTCCAAAGCTTGGGGGCTGGCTTCACTGCGGCTTGGGATGGCTTTTGCCAGCAAGAAGATGATCAAGATTCTGAATCGCATCAAGCCTCCTTACAATATCTCAGGCCTGACTCAACAGACTGTATTGAATGCTATTCAAAAAGTAGACAAGGTCAATGCAATGATTGCCGATATTCTTCAGGAAAGAGAATACCTTAGGAAAGAAATAAATGAACTGGATTTTGTGGAGAAAATCCATCCTTCCCATGCAAATTTCCTTTTGGTAAAAATCGCCCATGCCAGCCACGTGTATGATGATCTGATCGAAGAGAAAATCATCGTCAGAAACAGATCGAAAGTTCAGCTCTGTGAGGAGTGTCTACGAATCTCTGTGGGTACCCGCGCAGAAAATGACGCATTGATCCAGGCTTTAAAAAAAATCCATGAGGAAAGCTTTAATTTATAA
- a CDS encoding DUF922 domain-containing protein, giving the protein MKNVLLAFLAIFISSGISTAQDIILKLQPDEHPSQERNYRFDQVLDARSKTEVGKLFDAQRKTHNLTFNGKLAEQTLALYKSKIKPSHTPSHLILVKIHNLDQKETYQADWKAYKGEIELKLGFFLIGPNEPEHLVDFQSKTNYRRPINQPHHIEPAIQKLFENGWKYFDDWIRSQSMGNRLLAKKVRINIIDPVRKSKADTVFYDPDRPLTWDDFKESPSSLSSFNATIFSSLSIEGNASIENGEIVQNIEIKVYMIPSQSWVKHANSYASNHEQRHFDITRIAADRMKAKLKSMDTDPYLFDAKLNDIYWDAYREMNRIQELYDQQTRHGLDKEAQEKWNILISEALTGNYQSLDSLLDKVN; this is encoded by the coding sequence ATGAAAAATGTGCTGTTGGCCTTCCTAGCTATATTTATTTCTTCGGGCATTTCTACTGCACAGGACATCATCCTGAAGCTACAACCTGATGAGCATCCTTCTCAAGAAAGAAATTATCGATTTGATCAAGTTCTCGACGCACGGAGCAAAACAGAGGTGGGTAAGTTATTTGACGCCCAGAGAAAAACGCATAATCTGACTTTCAACGGGAAATTGGCTGAGCAAACACTTGCCTTATACAAATCGAAAATAAAACCATCTCACACTCCGAGTCACCTCATACTGGTGAAAATCCATAACCTTGATCAAAAAGAAACCTACCAGGCTGACTGGAAAGCATACAAAGGAGAGATAGAATTGAAATTGGGTTTCTTTTTGATTGGCCCTAATGAACCGGAACATCTGGTGGACTTTCAAAGCAAAACCAATTATCGTCGCCCGATAAACCAACCCCATCATATTGAGCCAGCTATCCAGAAATTGTTCGAAAACGGATGGAAATACTTTGACGATTGGATAAGGTCGCAGAGCATGGGTAATAGGCTACTTGCAAAAAAAGTACGGATTAACATCATAGACCCTGTCCGCAAAAGTAAAGCAGACACAGTGTTTTACGACCCTGACAGACCGTTGACATGGGATGATTTCAAAGAATCCCCCAGTTCCCTCAGCTCCTTTAATGCCACTATTTTCAGCAGCCTTTCCATAGAAGGAAATGCATCTATAGAAAATGGGGAAATCGTGCAGAATATCGAAATCAAAGTATATATGATCCCTTCCCAATCCTGGGTCAAACATGCCAACAGCTACGCCAGCAATCATGAACAACGGCATTTTGATATTACAAGAATAGCTGCCGATCGAATGAAGGCAAAGCTGAAGTCCATGGATACAGATCCTTATTTATTTGATGCAAAACTCAATGATATATACTGGGATGCCTACAGGGAAATGAACCGGATCCAGGAGCTTTATGATCAGCAAACCAGACACGGGTTAGATAAAGAGGCGCAGGAGAAATGGAATATATTGATTTCGGAGGCACTTACAGGTAATTATCAAAGTCTCGACAGCCTTTTGGACAAAGTAAATTGA